The proteins below come from a single Nitrospira sp. genomic window:
- the msrB gene encoding peptide-methionine (R)-S-oxide reductase MsrB: MEGQEHHKAHDLPSIASLTWSEVTHLAKHGNPSPPRRIEKTEAQWRELLTDKQFRIARLKGTERAHSSELSQLFEPGQYECLCCGTELFDAATKYQSHTGWPSFTQPVSPGVVAYHPDTSHGTHRIEVTCNVCDAHLGHVFPDGPEPSGLRFCINAVSLHKIPVRERGRLS; this comes from the coding sequence ATGGAAGGACAGGAACATCACAAAGCACATGATTTGCCATCGATTGCCTCCCTCACATGGAGTGAGGTGACGCACCTGGCCAAACACGGCAATCCATCCCCGCCCCGCCGTATCGAGAAGACCGAGGCCCAGTGGCGTGAACTGCTGACCGACAAGCAATTTCGGATAGCCCGTCTGAAGGGGACCGAACGGGCACACAGCTCGGAGCTCTCCCAACTGTTTGAACCGGGCCAGTACGAGTGCCTTTGTTGCGGCACAGAGCTCTTTGATGCTGCGACCAAGTATCAAAGCCATACGGGGTGGCCTAGTTTCACGCAGCCGGTCTCGCCAGGAGTCGTCGCCTATCATCCGGATACTAGCCACGGCACGCACCGAATCGAGGTGACCTGCAATGTGTGCGATGCGCACCTCGGCCATGTGTTCCCCGATGGACCAGAGCCGTCAGGGTTGCGGTTTTGCATCAATGCCGTCTCCCTGCACAAAATTCCTGTGCGTGAACGAGGCCGACTCTCGTAG
- a CDS encoding Dyp-type peroxidase — MVIMQPGIIAPLPKAAWYVEFAIHDIAGLPRVIKTLQTLVDGERAVVGMGVPLLRALGKDIPGLRVFPTQFGSGRVVPSTQAALWCWLRAEDRGELFHVERRLVEQMTPVFTVCESTEGFLYGTGRDLTDYEDGTENPKGKLAEKAAIVRGQGAMLDGSSYVAVQRWVHDWKRFNEVSGQQQDAMIGRRRRDNKELSAAPTSAHVKRTAQESFQPAAFLLRRSMPWVNSRESGLYFVAFGASLDPFEAQLKRMVGADDGIADALFTFTRPMTGSFYWCPPMSQGRLNLSAIGV, encoded by the coding sequence ATGGTGATCATGCAACCAGGGATTATTGCTCCCCTCCCCAAAGCAGCGTGGTACGTAGAGTTCGCCATTCACGATATCGCCGGCCTCCCTCGCGTTATCAAGACCCTGCAGACTCTTGTTGATGGCGAGCGAGCGGTGGTTGGAATGGGAGTGCCGCTTCTCCGGGCGCTCGGGAAGGACATTCCTGGATTACGGGTGTTTCCGACACAATTTGGCAGTGGGCGGGTCGTGCCCTCGACCCAGGCGGCGCTGTGGTGTTGGCTTCGAGCAGAAGACCGTGGAGAACTCTTTCATGTCGAGCGTCGTCTGGTTGAACAGATGACGCCGGTGTTCACAGTCTGTGAGTCCACGGAAGGTTTTCTGTACGGGACGGGGCGGGATTTGACCGATTATGAGGATGGTACGGAAAACCCCAAAGGGAAGCTTGCGGAAAAGGCTGCCATTGTGCGGGGCCAAGGGGCCATGCTCGATGGGTCAAGTTACGTCGCCGTTCAACGATGGGTCCATGATTGGAAACGGTTCAACGAGGTATCGGGACAGCAGCAAGATGCCATGATCGGTCGGCGGCGTCGGGACAATAAAGAGTTGTCTGCCGCACCGACCTCGGCGCACGTGAAGCGTACAGCACAGGAGAGTTTTCAGCCGGCCGCCTTTCTGCTTAGACGCTCGATGCCATGGGTCAATAGTCGTGAAAGCGGATTGTATTTTGTGGCCTTTGGAGCCTCACTTGACCCGTTTGAAGCGCAACTGAAACGCATGGTTGGAGCGGACGACGGGATCGCTGACGCACTGTTCACGTTCACACGCCCAATGACAGGGAGCTTCTACTGGTG
- a CDS encoding DUF3365 domain-containing protein — MIVLSKVVRLLGLILPLLFPQAGLAQDSHKDMEQTAQLLTTFLNAGRLVVDRNQSLINDPGKGEKGFTPEVFERLVRDEFLEQTRIDLSQPPASLPSSAQALLAALLLASKDVVGDAQFVINQRGIGYKNFIPATFGSQAARKFSNRSHVTIKQTTLNPRNLKNTPDAYEETVLERLANQPASTTPIVEWVDGGRVLRTMMPIYYSEDCLTCHGSPKGILDMSGYPREGAQTGELAGAISVQIPMDPQ, encoded by the coding sequence ATGATCGTCCTGTCGAAAGTAGTACGACTCCTGGGATTGATCTTGCCGCTCCTCTTCCCCCAGGCCGGCTTGGCGCAGGACTCGCACAAGGACATGGAACAGACCGCGCAGCTGCTAACAACATTCCTCAATGCGGGACGTCTCGTCGTTGACCGAAATCAATCACTGATTAACGATCCAGGTAAAGGTGAGAAGGGATTCACTCCCGAGGTTTTTGAACGGCTGGTGCGTGACGAGTTTCTCGAACAGACCCGCATCGATCTGAGCCAGCCTCCTGCATCGCTGCCTTCGTCTGCCCAAGCGCTCTTGGCTGCGCTGCTGTTGGCAAGCAAAGACGTGGTAGGGGACGCACAGTTTGTGATCAATCAACGCGGGATCGGATATAAGAACTTTATTCCGGCCACATTCGGCAGTCAGGCCGCACGGAAGTTCTCCAATCGATCACACGTGACCATCAAACAAACCACCCTGAATCCGAGGAATCTGAAGAATACGCCAGATGCCTACGAAGAGACGGTCTTGGAGCGGTTGGCAAACCAACCGGCGTCGACCACCCCGATTGTCGAGTGGGTCGATGGTGGACGGGTACTCAGAACCATGATGCCGATCTATTATTCGGAAGATTGTCTCACCTGCCACGGATCCCCCAAGGGGATCCTCGACATGTCCGGTTATCCGCGAGAAGGTGCGCAGACAGGAGAACTCGCCGGCGCCATCAGCGTTCAGATTCCCATGGACCCCCAATAG